The following are from one region of the Pseudomonas putida genome:
- a CDS encoding acyl-CoA dehydrogenase: MDFAYSPKVQALRERVSAFMDAYVYPAEAVFERQVAEGDRWQPTAIMEELKAKARAEGLWNLFLPESEYGAGLSNLEYAPLAEIMGRSLLGPEPFNCSAPDTGNMEVLVRYGSEAQKHQWLEPLLRGEIRSAFAMTEPDVASSDATNMAATAVRDGDEWVINGRKWWTSGACDPRCKVMIFMGLSDPEGPRHQQHSMVLVPTDAPGVKIVRPLPVFGYDDAPHGHAEVLFENVRVPYENVILGEGRGFEIAQGRLGPGRIHHCMRSIGMAERALELMCKRSVERTAFGRPLARLGGNVDKIADSRMEIDMARLLTLKAAYMMDTVGNKVARSEIAQIKVVAPNVALKVIDRAIQIHGGAGVSGDFPLAYMYAMQRTLRLADGPDEVHRAAIGKYEIGKYVPAEMMRSGR; this comes from the coding sequence ATGGATTTCGCCTATTCGCCCAAGGTCCAGGCACTGCGCGAACGCGTCAGCGCGTTCATGGATGCCTATGTCTACCCCGCCGAGGCGGTGTTCGAGCGCCAGGTCGCCGAGGGCGACCGCTGGCAGCCCACTGCGATCATGGAAGAACTCAAGGCCAAGGCCCGCGCCGAAGGGCTGTGGAACCTGTTTCTGCCGGAATCGGAATACGGTGCCGGCCTGAGCAACCTGGAATACGCCCCGCTGGCGGAAATCATGGGCCGTTCGCTGCTCGGCCCGGAGCCGTTCAACTGCTCGGCGCCGGATACCGGCAACATGGAAGTGCTGGTGCGCTATGGCAGCGAGGCGCAGAAGCACCAGTGGCTGGAGCCGCTGCTGCGCGGGGAGATCCGTTCGGCGTTCGCCATGACCGAGCCGGACGTGGCCTCGTCGGACGCTACCAACATGGCCGCCACCGCCGTGCGTGACGGCGATGAGTGGGTGATCAACGGCCGCAAGTGGTGGACCTCCGGCGCTTGCGACCCACGCTGCAAGGTGATGATCTTCATGGGCCTGTCCGACCCTGAAGGGCCGCGCCACCAGCAGCACTCCATGGTGCTGGTACCCACCGATGCGCCCGGGGTGAAGATCGTCCGGCCGCTGCCGGTGTTCGGCTATGACGATGCCCCCCATGGCCACGCCGAGGTGCTTTTCGAGAACGTGCGGGTGCCGTATGAGAACGTGATCCTCGGCGAGGGCCGTGGCTTCGAGATTGCCCAGGGGCGCCTTGGCCCCGGCCGCATCCACCACTGCATGCGCTCGATCGGCATGGCCGAGCGCGCGCTGGAACTGATGTGCAAGCGCTCGGTGGAGCGTACGGCTTTCGGCCGGCCACTGGCGCGTCTGGGCGGCAATGTCGACAAGATCGCCGACTCGCGCATGGAGATCGACATGGCCCGGCTGCTGACACTGAAGGCGGCCTACATGATGGACACGGTCGGCAACAAGGTGGCCCGCAGCGAGATTGCGCAGATCAAGGTGGTAGCGCCGAACGTGGCACTGAAGGTGATCGACCGGGCGATCCAGATACATGGCGGGGCAGGGGTGAGTGGCGACTTCCCGCTGGCGTACATGTATGCCATGCAGCGCACCCTGCGCCTGGCCGACGGGCCGGATGAAGTGCACCGGGCAGCGATTGGCAAGTATGAGATCGGCAAGTATGTGCCGGCGGAGATGATGCGTAGCGGGCGCTAA